Proteins encoded together in one Papaver somniferum cultivar HN1 unplaced genomic scaffold, ASM357369v1 unplaced-scaffold_21, whole genome shotgun sequence window:
- the LOC113340305 gene encoding serine/threonine-protein phosphatase PP1-like, with product MEESSSDEKNTNMDESLLDDIIQRLLNVKNGRTPRRCYLTESEIQQLCRNSTSIFLNQPNLLELKPPIKVCGDIHGQYSDLLRLFECAGPPPETNYLFLGDYVDRGEHSIETICLLLAYKIKYKNKFFLLRGNHESASINRIYGFYDECKRRFNVRLWKTFCDCFNCLPVAALVDGKIFCMHGGLSPHLKNFDQIRDISRPVDIPDEGLLCDLLWADPDKDFDGWGENDRGVSCTFGSDKINEFLEDHDLDLICRAHQVVEDGYEFFADRQLVTIFSAPNYCGEFDNAGAVMSVDADLTCAFQILQPSDKRMKIGFGNKKLIPGTPPKKSKKERLMEEEPTS from the exons ATGGAAGAAAGTTCTTCTGATGAGAAGAACACAAATATGGATGAGTCCTTATTAGATGATATCATACAAAGATTACTAAATGTTAAGAATGGAAGAACACCCAGAAGATGTTATCTTACCGAATCAGAAATTCAGCAGCTTTGTAGAAATTCAACATCTATCTTCCTCAATCAACCAAATCTTCTTGAGCTCAAACCTCCTATTAAAGTTTGCG GTGATATTCACGGCCAGTATTCTGATCTTCTCCGTCTTTTTGAATGTGCTGGACCACCTCCTGAGACAAACTACTTGTTCCTGGGTGACTATGTTGACCGAGGTGAACACAGCATAGAGACAATTTGCCTTCTTCTCGCCTACAAAAtcaaatataagaataaattttTCTTACTTAGAGGCAATCACGAGTCTGCTTCTATTAACCGTATATATGGATTCTATGATGAGTGTAAGAGGAGATTTAATGTCCGTCTTTGGAAGACTTTTTGCGACTGCTTTAACTGCCTACCAGTAGCTGCTTTAGTTGATGGAAAGATCTTCTGTATGCACGGTGGATTGTCTCCTCACTTGAAGAATTTTGATCAGATAAGGGATATATCTCGTCCGGTGGATATACCAGATGAGGGACTTCTCTGTGATCTACTCTGGGCTGATCCTGATAAGGACTTCGATGGTTGGGGGGAGAATGACAGAGGTGTATCCTGTACATTCGGGTCTGATAAGATAAATGAATTTCTTGAAGACCATGACCTTGACCTGATTTGCCGAGCTCACCAG GTTGTGGAAGATGGGTATGAATTCTTCGCGGATCGACAGTTGGTTACCATATTCTCTGCTCCAAATTATTGTGGGGAGTTTGACAATGCTGGTGCTGTGATGAGTGTGGATGCAGATTTGACTTGTGCATTCCAGATCCTTCAACCTTCTGATAAGAGAATGAAAATTGGATTCGGTAACAAGAAGTTGATACCTGGAACACCACCAAAGAAG AGTAAAAAGGAACGACTAATGGAAGAAGAACCAACTTCATAA